Proteins encoded in a region of the Brevefilum fermentans genome:
- the cmk gene encoding (d)CMP kinase, producing the protein MGLPNIIAIDGPAASGKSTLGLLLAKELGYLFFDTGIMYRALTLAALQRELNIEDEAAIGTLAETVHIDIETPSIDDGRDCDVLLDGQDVTWAIRSDEVNAYVSDVSVYAAVRKAMTDQQRRVASGNKVVVVGRDIGTVVIPNADLKIYLDASVEVRAQRRYREMINRGEEADFDEVLRSLTNRDRIDSTREIAPLKVAEDAVVINSDDLSIEEVLAKAKELVYHV; encoded by the coding sequence ATGGGTTTACCAAACATAATTGCGATTGACGGGCCAGCCGCATCTGGCAAATCAACCCTGGGGCTTCTGCTGGCAAAGGAGTTAGGTTACCTGTTTTTTGATACGGGTATCATGTATCGAGCGTTGACCCTGGCGGCATTACAGAGGGAATTGAATATCGAGGATGAGGCTGCGATCGGCACATTAGCAGAAACGGTTCATATCGATATCGAGACACCCAGCATTGATGACGGCCGTGACTGTGATGTTCTGCTGGATGGACAGGATGTAACTTGGGCGATCCGCTCAGATGAGGTCAATGCCTATGTGTCGGATGTCTCTGTTTATGCAGCGGTCAGGAAGGCCATGACCGATCAGCAGCGTCGCGTTGCATCGGGCAACAAGGTGGTGGTGGTCGGACGTGATATTGGCACTGTTGTGATACCGAATGCAGACCTGAAGATATATCTGGACGCGTCAGTTGAAGTCAGGGCACAGCGGCGGTACAGGGAGATGATCAACCGAGGAGAGGAGGCTGATTTTGATGAGGTACTGCGCTCATTGACAAACCGGGATCGAATTGATTCCACCAGGGAGATTGCACCCTTAAAAGTGGCTGAAGACGCCGTTGTGATCAATTCCGACGACTTAAGTATTGAGGAAGTTTTAGCAAAAGCAAAGGAGCTTGTTTATCATGTGTGA
- a CDS encoding C69 family dipeptidase, which yields MCDTFVALGNATKDGSVIFGKNSDRHPNEAHMIQIIPRAHHPEGAQVNCTYIRVPQVRETNAVLLSRPFWIWGAEMGANEHGLVIGNEAVFTKVPYDKEPGLIGMDFIRLALERTATANEALDLMITLLEDYGQGGNSTCFGEFYYHNGFLIADPQEAWIFETAGKHWAAEKVRDIRTISNIISIGDHWDRASSDLVSHAISKGWCKSAESFNFSKCYSDLIFTNFGAGKHRSCRTGELLKAKQGEIDVPYAMQVLRDHGPEADQNWQPGRGILGSEVCMHASFGPARGSQATGAMVSHLTPKQHTHWLTGTSATCTSVFKPVWIDAGLPDLGPEPTGAYDSVTLWWRHENLHREILRDYATRIRLIETERENLEADFLSRVDDMQAESQAVRAALTQACFQEVDTVETEWLAKVIKQPVMDRRPLLDRIAWRGFDRKANRQSMSHP from the coding sequence ATGTGTGATACATTTGTTGCCCTGGGAAATGCCACCAAAGACGGTTCGGTGATCTTTGGAAAAAACAGTGATCGCCATCCAAATGAAGCACATATGATTCAAATTATCCCACGTGCACACCATCCAGAAGGGGCGCAGGTGAACTGTACGTATATCCGTGTGCCGCAAGTGCGGGAAACGAATGCCGTCTTACTGTCCAGACCTTTCTGGATCTGGGGGGCAGAAATGGGCGCAAACGAACACGGCTTGGTGATTGGCAATGAAGCCGTTTTTACCAAAGTGCCTTACGACAAAGAGCCCGGTTTGATTGGCATGGATTTTATTCGCCTGGCACTTGAACGGACCGCCACGGCCAATGAAGCCTTGGATTTGATGATCACGCTCCTGGAAGACTATGGGCAGGGCGGAAATTCAACCTGCTTTGGAGAGTTTTATTATCATAACGGCTTTTTGATTGCAGACCCTCAGGAGGCATGGATCTTTGAAACGGCTGGGAAACACTGGGCTGCTGAAAAAGTGCGAGATATCCGGACGATCTCAAATATCATCAGTATTGGTGATCATTGGGATCGAGCTTCATCCGACCTGGTTTCACACGCGATTTCTAAGGGATGGTGTAAAAGTGCGGAATCCTTTAATTTCAGCAAATGTTACAGTGATCTGATTTTCACGAACTTTGGCGCCGGAAAACACCGCTCATGCCGGACTGGCGAACTTCTAAAAGCAAAACAGGGTGAGATCGATGTCCCCTATGCAATGCAGGTGCTCCGTGATCATGGGCCAGAAGCCGATCAGAATTGGCAGCCGGGTCGAGGGATTCTGGGCTCTGAGGTGTGCATGCACGCCAGTTTTGGTCCGGCAAGGGGCAGCCAGGCGACCGGTGCAATGGTCTCTCACCTGACACCAAAACAGCACACCCATTGGCTGACGGGCACATCAGCAACCTGCACCTCCGTCTTCAAACCGGTGTGGATCGATGCGGGGTTGCCAGACCTGGGTCCAGAGCCGACAGGGGCTTATGATTCAGTAACCTTGTGGTGGCGACATGAAAATCTTCATCGCGAGATATTACGTGATTACGCCACACGAATCAGGCTGATTGAAACTGAGCGGGAGAACCTTGAAGCTGATTTCTTGAGCCGTGTGGATGACATGCAAGCTGAATCCCAGGCCGTGCGAGCTGCATTGACGCAAGCTTGCTTTCAAGAGGTCGATACCGTTGAAACAGAGTGGCTGGCGAAGGTTATTAAGCAGCCTGTAATGGATCGGCGTCCCTTGCTGGATCGGATTGCCTGGCGCGGTTTTGACCGCAAAGCGAATCGTCAAAGCATGTCCCATCCTTAG
- a CDS encoding DUF2298 domain-containing protein, with the protein MTDLNTADHAALNRKRWSDFLLIILLLLSVIAGAYLRLAGVNWDEDQHMHPDERFLSLVQVSISPVNSLSEYFNTENSSLNPANRGYTFFVYGTLPIFIVRYAGDALGQTDYHAITILGRQLSAVFDLLTILLIFAIGRRLYNRWVGLLGAVFYALAVLPIQLSHYATVDSATNTFAALTMYAAVWALTRSKTHGRDSDQPESTDTDQLEAVKNDTAKWNGARVTGLINELAPYIVFGVALGAATASKINAVVLALLLPLVEGMRYLGMNPDERRVALLKIIRNLVLAAVLSFVSFRIGQPYAFNGPGFFNFGINQTWWSGLQSLRAQASGAVDFPPALQWARRPITFSGRNLVAWGLGWPLGIFTGLAYLGMGISILRKDEWQKHLSFWVFTGLYFVWQSISWVRTMRYQVLIYPLLTLIAGWGLQRLLSACCDIRLGRYKIKSSLIRVVGIVLTVVIILGTAVWAFSFSQIYTRPHTRAEASRWIYHNLPGALTLHIDTDDGAFMQPLPYRAGDTLASNAPFSQPFISPADGLISAVQFEHILDRSAMGGMKTVLLSIVSASNPDAVLAAASVQSGFLATDNHPRGMAYKFIFDAPLQVNENELYFLRLSLPEENLNLTISGSPAVTLMTDDGMVLNSALPRIQQGVRADQPYQMSVRMVTGGSITAVSAPFIVDQAGSPGEKTLALNLALTDQGGQSQFSSIRADFSVQEDVRGGPFTFVLPEPLQVEAGQTLAVSLSTQESAAQLVLHSVAPAHESSWDDAIPYPVDGFSPYSEDGGIYTGNLNFEMYWPDDHSKLERFETILDQADYIFITSNRQWGTTTRVPERYPLTTFYYRYLLGCPAYKDVLWCYSIAEPGSFFGELGFELVAVFHSNPRLGPFEFNTQFAEEAFTVYDHPKVLIFKKTGEYDPIAVRNSLRSVDLSKVVYFTPGEAASYRGPGPGKSDKPQHNLMLPADRLARLRAGGTWSELFDRDSLVNRSQIAATAVFYAFVLVLGWISYPIVRLAFPRMSDRGYPFTKLVGLLLMAFFVWIFGSFGILVTRQMICWVLLGLVALSGSLVFFQRKTLWQAVKQEWRYYLTIEVLGLIAFMLFLWVRTGNPDLWHPYKGGEKPMDFSYLNAVIKSVTFPPFDPWFAGGYINYYYYGFVIVGMPIKLLGMIPAVAYNLVLPLWFSLTALGAFSVGWNLYQGIPRSLALRAGEKKGKCVLGTAFAAGLATVVLLVVLGNLGTVRLLLNGLQRMASGGLAIEEASILQHIGWTFQGFFQLIKGARLPFYPGDWYWHPSRVIPGEAITEFPYFTFLYADLHAHLIAFPITVLAASWGLSVVLSQARWGEEGRRLKILGTVIGFTLGGMVIGALRPTNTWDFYTYLVLACAALAYSVFRNYQPRLKLNFRGSQSLEKAAVALIAVVALATLALVFYQPFSDWFSQGYTQIGIWEGNRTPLDSYFTHWGLLLFIIVSWMTWETYHWMKTTPASALSALTPYRGWITLILVLFLILMILFLVMGVPVGLIVLPLGLWVVVLMLRPDRSDAGRFHLFMIGTALTLTLAVELVYLHGDIGRMNSVFKFYLQAWILFALSAGVCFVWLLKSLRYWRKHLGLVWKISLLVLFFSAAMFTVMGTKDKINDRIAPEAPQGLDGMAYMAYSTYYDMGSNMQLVEDDDAIRWMQDHIEGSPVILEGQAYEYRWGARYTIYTGLPGVVGWNWHQRQQRAVLRNSVVQERVNRVDTFFSTEDIQYAVDFIRAYDVTYIVVGQLEQAFYPQAGLAKFSNYDGQLWDAVYRVGSTTIYQVRK; encoded by the coding sequence ATGACTGATCTGAACACAGCCGACCACGCTGCGCTCAATCGCAAACGCTGGTCCGATTTCCTGCTGATCATCCTTCTGCTGCTGAGTGTGATTGCGGGCGCCTATCTGCGACTGGCGGGGGTCAATTGGGATGAAGACCAGCATATGCACCCGGATGAACGGTTTCTCAGCCTGGTCCAGGTGTCGATTTCCCCCGTGAACAGCCTGAGTGAATACTTTAATACTGAGAATTCAAGTTTGAACCCGGCAAACCGGGGATATACCTTTTTTGTTTACGGCACACTACCGATTTTTATTGTTCGATATGCCGGTGACGCTCTCGGTCAAACCGATTATCATGCCATTACCATCCTGGGCAGGCAGCTCTCAGCGGTTTTCGACCTGCTCACCATTCTACTAATTTTTGCCATTGGCAGGCGTCTGTACAATCGCTGGGTTGGGTTGCTGGGAGCGGTATTTTACGCACTGGCGGTGTTGCCGATTCAACTTTCACATTATGCCACAGTGGATTCAGCCACGAATACCTTTGCCGCGTTGACGATGTATGCCGCCGTTTGGGCGCTGACCCGATCTAAAACGCACGGGCGTGATAGTGATCAACCGGAATCGACAGACACAGACCAGCTCGAGGCTGTTAAAAACGATACAGCCAAATGGAATGGCGCCCGGGTGACCGGCTTAATTAATGAACTGGCACCCTACATCGTGTTTGGTGTGGCTTTAGGGGCGGCAACAGCCTCAAAGATCAACGCGGTCGTGTTGGCGCTACTCCTGCCACTGGTTGAGGGCATGCGCTATCTTGGGATGAACCCGGATGAGCGCCGTGTTGCCCTTTTAAAGATCATTCGCAACCTGGTTCTGGCGGCAGTGCTCAGCTTTGTTAGCTTTCGCATCGGGCAGCCGTATGCCTTTAACGGTCCTGGCTTTTTTAATTTCGGGATTAACCAGACGTGGTGGTCCGGTTTACAGAGCTTGCGTGCGCAAGCTTCCGGCGCAGTCGATTTTCCGCCAGCGCTGCAATGGGCGCGGCGACCGATCACATTTTCTGGACGCAACCTGGTCGCCTGGGGGCTGGGCTGGCCGTTGGGTATTTTTACCGGGCTGGCATATTTGGGCATGGGGATCTCAATCCTGCGGAAAGACGAATGGCAGAAGCATTTATCCTTTTGGGTATTCACCGGGTTATATTTTGTCTGGCAATCGATTTCCTGGGTGCGCACGATGCGCTATCAGGTGTTGATTTACCCCTTATTGACCCTGATCGCCGGGTGGGGTTTACAGCGGTTGTTGTCAGCTTGCTGTGACATCAGGTTAGGACGATACAAAATTAAATCCAGTCTCATCCGGGTTGTGGGTATTGTCCTGACAGTGGTGATCATTCTGGGTACCGCAGTATGGGCGTTTTCATTTTCTCAGATTTACACCCGACCGCACACCCGGGCAGAAGCCAGCCGTTGGATTTACCACAACCTCCCGGGCGCGTTGACCCTGCATATCGATACCGACGACGGCGCTTTTATGCAGCCATTGCCCTACCGTGCTGGTGATACGCTGGCATCAAATGCACCTTTTTCCCAGCCTTTTATCAGCCCGGCGGATGGGTTGATCTCCGCAGTTCAATTTGAGCACATTTTAGACCGCTCGGCGATGGGCGGGATGAAAACTGTGCTCCTGTCGATTGTCTCTGCGAGTAACCCGGATGCCGTCCTGGCTGCAGCATCAGTACAAAGCGGATTCCTGGCAACGGACAACCACCCGCGCGGCATGGCTTATAAATTCATCTTCGATGCGCCATTGCAGGTGAATGAAAATGAGCTATATTTTTTGCGCCTTTCGCTGCCCGAAGAAAACTTAAACCTGACGATAAGCGGCTCACCAGCGGTGACGCTGATGACGGATGACGGCATGGTACTCAACAGTGCGTTGCCGCGCATTCAACAGGGCGTCCGGGCTGATCAGCCATACCAAATGAGCGTTCGAATGGTCACGGGTGGAAGCATCACCGCGGTCAGTGCGCCTTTTATCGTGGATCAGGCGGGTTCGCCGGGTGAAAAAACCCTGGCACTCAACCTTGCGCTGACCGACCAGGGCGGACAATCGCAATTCAGCAGCATTCGCGCCGATTTCTCAGTGCAAGAAGATGTCAGGGGTGGTCCCTTTACCTTTGTTCTTCCAGAGCCTTTGCAGGTGGAAGCGGGGCAAACACTGGCTGTCTCCCTATCAACACAGGAAAGCGCCGCTCAACTGGTACTGCATTCGGTTGCACCTGCCCATGAAAGTAGTTGGGACGATGCCATTCCTTACCCGGTGGACGGTTTCAGCCCGTACAGCGAAGACGGCGGAATTTACACGGGCAACCTGAATTTTGAGATGTACTGGCCGGATGATCACAGCAAATTGGAGCGGTTTGAAACCATTCTCGACCAGGCAGATTACATCTTCATCACCTCGAACCGCCAGTGGGGCACGACAACTCGCGTGCCTGAACGCTATCCGCTGACAACGTTCTATTATCGCTACCTGTTGGGATGCCCGGCGTACAAGGATGTCCTGTGGTGTTACAGCATAGCCGAGCCCGGATCCTTTTTCGGCGAGTTGGGATTTGAGCTGGTGGCCGTTTTCCATTCCAACCCCAGGCTGGGTCCTTTTGAATTCAATACCCAATTTGCAGAAGAAGCCTTCACGGTTTATGATCATCCCAAGGTTTTGATCTTCAAAAAAACAGGGGAGTACGACCCAATCGCGGTGCGGAACTCGTTGCGCTCGGTTGATTTGAGCAAAGTGGTGTACTTTACGCCTGGCGAAGCTGCCAGCTATCGGGGTCCGGGTCCCGGGAAATCGGATAAGCCGCAGCACAACCTGATGCTTCCTGCTGATCGGTTGGCAAGGTTGCGGGCTGGAGGCACCTGGTCGGAATTGTTTGATCGTGACAGTCTGGTGAACCGTTCACAAATTGCAGCCACGGCTGTCTTTTATGCCTTTGTTCTGGTTTTAGGTTGGATCAGCTATCCGATTGTGCGCCTGGCTTTCCCGAGAATGAGCGATCGCGGCTACCCGTTTACCAAGCTGGTCGGCTTGCTGCTGATGGCGTTTTTTGTGTGGATTTTTGGTTCCTTTGGCATACTGGTCACCCGGCAGATGATCTGCTGGGTTTTGTTGGGGCTCGTCGCCCTGAGCGGCAGCCTGGTCTTTTTTCAGCGAAAAACGCTCTGGCAGGCGGTAAAACAGGAATGGCGCTATTACCTGACCATCGAAGTCCTGGGGTTAATTGCCTTTATGCTGTTTTTGTGGGTGCGAACGGGCAACCCGGATCTGTGGCATCCTTACAAAGGCGGCGAAAAGCCTATGGACTTTTCGTACCTGAACGCGGTGATCAAGAGCGTAACCTTTCCGCCGTTTGACCCGTGGTTTGCTGGCGGGTATATCAATTATTATTATTATGGTTTTGTAATCGTTGGTATGCCAATCAAATTGCTGGGAATGATCCCTGCTGTGGCGTACAACCTGGTTTTACCGCTATGGTTCAGCTTGACAGCCCTGGGTGCATTTTCCGTGGGTTGGAACCTGTACCAGGGCATCCCGCGCTCGTTGGCTTTGCGTGCAGGCGAAAAAAAAGGCAAATGTGTGCTGGGAACGGCTTTTGCAGCCGGCCTGGCGACGGTTGTGTTGCTGGTGGTACTGGGCAACCTGGGGACGGTCAGATTGTTGCTCAATGGACTCCAACGGATGGCATCAGGCGGACTCGCGATTGAAGAGGCATCGATCCTTCAACACATTGGTTGGACATTCCAGGGCTTTTTCCAGCTCATCAAAGGGGCACGTCTGCCATTTTATCCCGGGGACTGGTACTGGCATCCCAGTCGAGTGATCCCGGGCGAGGCAATTACGGAGTTCCCGTATTTCACATTCCTTTACGCTGACCTGCACGCGCACCTGATTGCCTTCCCGATTACGGTGCTGGCTGCTAGTTGGGGTTTGTCAGTGGTGTTGAGTCAAGCGCGTTGGGGTGAAGAGGGTCGCCGCTTGAAGATACTCGGGACTGTGATCGGTTTTACGCTTGGCGGAATGGTGATTGGCGCGCTGCGTCCAACCAATACCTGGGACTTCTATACCTATCTGGTGTTGGCTTGCGCGGCATTAGCTTACAGCGTTTTCAGAAATTACCAGCCGCGATTAAAGCTGAATTTCCGCGGCAGTCAATCGCTTGAGAAGGCGGCTGTAGCGTTAATTGCCGTCGTGGCTCTGGCAACGCTGGCTTTGGTCTTTTACCAGCCTTTCTCGGATTGGTTTAGCCAGGGATATACGCAGATTGGCATTTGGGAGGGCAACAGAACGCCGCTGGATTCGTATTTCACGCATTGGGGATTGTTGCTGTTTATTATCGTAAGCTGGATGACATGGGAAACCTATCACTGGATGAAGACAACGCCTGCATCAGCATTGTCTGCGCTAACGCCTTACCGGGGTTGGATCACCCTGATCCTGGTTTTATTCCTGATTCTGATGATCCTCTTTTTGGTGATGGGCGTTCCGGTCGGTTTGATCGTCCTGCCTCTCGGGCTGTGGGTGGTGGTGCTGATGCTTCGTCCAGATCGGTCGGACGCCGGGCGGTTTCACTTGTTTATGATCGGTACGGCGCTGACTCTGACCCTAGCTGTGGAACTGGTGTATCTGCATGGCGATATTGGTCGCATGAACAGTGTATTTAAATTTTATCTTCAAGCCTGGATTTTGTTTGCGCTCTCTGCCGGTGTGTGTTTTGTGTGGCTGCTGAAATCACTGCGCTACTGGCGTAAACACCTGGGTTTAGTCTGGAAAATATCCCTTCTCGTGCTGTTTTTCTCTGCGGCGATGTTCACCGTGATGGGTACGAAGGATAAAATCAACGATCGTATTGCACCGGAAGCTCCCCAGGGGTTGGATGGAATGGCATACATGGCTTATTCCACCTATTATGATATGGGTTCGAACATGCAATTGGTGGAGGATGATGATGCCATCCGCTGGATGCAGGATCACATTGAAGGCTCGCCTGTGATCCTGGAAGGACAGGCTTATGAATACCGTTGGGGTGCCCGTTATACGATCTATACGGGGTTGCCGGGTGTAGTTGGATGGAACTGGCATCAACGCCAGCAGCGGGCTGTTTTGCGCAACTCCGTTGTTCAGGAGCGGGTGAACCGGGTTGACACTTTCTTTTCAACCGAAGATATTCAATATGCGGTTGATTTTATCCGGGCGTATGATGTTACGTACATTGTGGTTGGGCAACTTGAACAGGCATTTTACCCACAGGCTGGTCTGGCGAAGTTCAGCAATTATGATGGTCAGCTATGGGATGCGGTTTACCGTGTTGGCAGCACAACCATCTACCAGGTTCGAAAATAA
- a CDS encoding ATP-binding protein yields MADILAPLTPGYTLIIPDHPGILIAWVIGLIALVILVVLLRERTFKLNRASLSWFAGLSLLILILTPFMGVFPRMSPIIAPGEAPFRHLMFFAAIPWMVGAGVLGLAPATFLAGISGLLLAYSDTHNIFTPLVMMIAAIVYSWCIRQRYRTNFYTWLRHPIIAAIASMLASSPSVFLVLILCASGSTGARIGMAITRFPVVMFTLGGMLLIGGATCMIVQALAAKYWAPKTPLKPAPGEVHFRYRLLGYATPIFLIVLVGVLLATWSLGQSHARKQILKQLTGTTAIAAESLGVFLTTGDQILNTLAANPQMSVGSDKQISAFLQEAQSTSNFFEWLAVLDAEGHLIAGSPPGLSPDILRDDDLFQLMTVNNESGPVHFFVTGLEDENYGLMCFITGVERQPDTQQRFLWGLTKIDENRVAQPLVIAKNALKDQGGTISVIDAGGRVVFHWNSDDRVEEIPTANLTTSAFFQGASSDGRLMLNYYQPAAGTDWGLTANLPALVIQEMAWELTRTNLLIAGGVMIFIFVMAWIGLTPIVNELESMSLAINAVLAGGYDPGQLKERAYPDRGYLKTAFRNMITIQQKRMDQQKKLSSASVKVAERQNLAETLHMILAAALVDGVCAARVVLVNSDSTTEALLSEHRFGIGSHANVLAAWDQAMAGLVLKNGAQTLNHDEILKQLPPIENRPEIASVNLLPLKWEASHLGVMWVAFTDNDDPDEAIMTFLKQLAHIASLAIINARTYRDSQLSTALIMTAFDLLTDAVVITDQNNQVLLHNKRARQLFFDRDGRFEGEFLNNFLSRHDLSKQNLYADQRVKSKEVQLRDGNLYDLIYSPIQIDGNQHANAIIIKDLSSQREADALKTEFVTMVSHELRSPLTLILGYAKILRLTGNLNEQQDSYISNIINGVEGMKELVQKLLDIGRLEDGDPLEIHPVTAEQIITRAVESLKAKAKQKQISLQVDLPETPITIFGDQMFLTQALRNLVDNGIKYSKMGGEVVVTVTGRDKRVIFAVQDQGIGVAPLDQRKLFRKFSRITTDAEADDEGSGLGLAIVKSIAERHGGEVRVESQLGKGSIFYFEIPRKYSA; encoded by the coding sequence ATGGCAGACATCCTTGCACCTTTGACACCAGGATATACGTTGATCATACCGGATCACCCGGGAATTTTGATCGCCTGGGTGATTGGTTTGATCGCGCTTGTGATTTTGGTCGTTTTATTGCGCGAACGAACCTTCAAATTGAATCGTGCCAGCTTGAGCTGGTTCGCTGGATTGAGTCTTCTGATTTTAATTTTGACTCCCTTTATGGGCGTTTTCCCTCGCATGAGCCCAATCATAGCACCAGGAGAAGCGCCGTTTCGACATTTGATGTTTTTTGCTGCTATCCCCTGGATGGTTGGGGCTGGTGTACTGGGTCTTGCTCCGGCAACTTTTCTGGCAGGAATTTCTGGACTTTTGTTGGCGTATTCAGACACGCACAACATCTTCACGCCGCTGGTGATGATGATTGCAGCAATTGTTTATAGCTGGTGCATTCGGCAGCGATATCGAACGAATTTTTATACATGGTTGCGCCACCCAATCATTGCAGCAATTGCCAGCATGCTGGCATCGTCTCCCTCGGTTTTTCTTGTACTGATCTTATGCGCCTCCGGGTCGACCGGGGCGAGGATTGGGATGGCAATAACACGGTTCCCGGTGGTGATGTTCACACTGGGAGGAATGTTGCTCATTGGTGGAGCGACCTGCATGATCGTTCAAGCCCTTGCGGCAAAATATTGGGCACCAAAAACACCGCTGAAGCCGGCTCCTGGCGAGGTTCATTTCAGGTATCGCTTGTTGGGTTACGCGACGCCGATATTTTTAATTGTGCTCGTTGGGGTTCTGTTAGCCACCTGGTCGCTGGGTCAAAGCCATGCCAGGAAGCAAATTCTCAAACAACTGACCGGAACAACCGCGATTGCTGCGGAAAGCTTGGGCGTTTTCTTAACGACTGGCGATCAAATACTGAATACTCTGGCGGCTAATCCTCAGATGAGTGTTGGGTCTGATAAACAAATTTCAGCATTTCTTCAAGAAGCACAAAGCACTTCAAATTTCTTCGAGTGGTTGGCTGTGTTAGATGCTGAAGGTCACCTGATCGCAGGCAGTCCCCCGGGTTTGTCGCCAGATATCCTGCGGGATGACGATCTTTTCCAACTGATGACAGTAAATAATGAATCGGGCCCTGTGCATTTCTTCGTGACTGGGTTGGAGGATGAGAATTATGGGTTAATGTGCTTTATCACCGGTGTTGAACGCCAGCCCGATACGCAACAACGGTTTCTGTGGGGTCTGACGAAGATTGACGAGAACCGCGTCGCACAACCCCTGGTAATTGCCAAAAACGCGTTGAAGGACCAGGGTGGAACCATCTCTGTTATAGATGCTGGCGGACGCGTTGTTTTCCATTGGAATAGTGATGATCGGGTTGAAGAAATACCAACGGCGAATCTTACAACGTCCGCTTTTTTCCAGGGCGCATCAAGCGATGGTCGATTGATGTTGAACTATTATCAACCTGCAGCTGGCACTGATTGGGGTTTGACTGCAAACTTACCTGCTCTGGTTATCCAGGAAATGGCTTGGGAGCTCACCCGGACCAACCTGTTGATTGCTGGTGGCGTGATGATTTTTATTTTCGTTATGGCGTGGATTGGGTTGACCCCGATCGTCAATGAGTTAGAATCCATGTCTCTGGCTATCAATGCAGTTCTTGCAGGCGGATATGATCCTGGTCAATTAAAGGAGCGCGCTTACCCTGACAGGGGATATTTGAAAACTGCTTTTCGGAACATGATCACAATTCAACAAAAACGCATGGATCAGCAAAAAAAGCTATCATCGGCAAGTGTTAAGGTTGCCGAACGCCAGAATCTTGCTGAAACGCTGCACATGATTCTGGCTGCAGCGCTTGTGGATGGTGTTTGTGCTGCCAGGGTTGTACTGGTCAATTCTGATTCAACAACGGAAGCGCTGCTTTCTGAGCATCGATTCGGGATTGGCTCGCATGCGAACGTGCTGGCAGCCTGGGACCAGGCTATGGCAGGCTTGGTCCTGAAAAACGGGGCGCAGACTCTGAACCATGATGAGATTTTAAAACAACTGCCCCCGATTGAAAATCGTCCAGAAATTGCTTCAGTGAACTTGCTGCCTTTGAAATGGGAAGCTTCACACTTGGGCGTTATGTGGGTCGCCTTTACCGATAATGATGACCCTGATGAAGCCATTATGACCTTTCTTAAACAATTGGCACACATCGCCAGTTTGGCGATTATCAATGCGCGAACTTATCGAGATTCTCAGCTTTCGACAGCATTAATAATGACAGCGTTCGATTTGTTGACGGATGCAGTTGTAATAACAGATCAAAACAATCAGGTGCTGCTGCACAATAAAAGGGCAAGACAACTGTTTTTTGATCGCGATGGACGTTTTGAAGGCGAATTTTTAAATAATTTCTTGTCTCGGCATGACCTTTCAAAACAAAATTTATATGCGGACCAAAGGGTTAAGTCGAAGGAGGTCCAATTACGTGACGGGAATCTTTATGATCTGATTTACAGCCCGATCCAAATTGATGGGAACCAGCATGCAAACGCGATAATAATCAAGGATTTGTCATCGCAGAGAGAAGCTGACGCGTTAAAAACTGAGTTTGTTACCATGGTCAGCCATGAGCTGCGATCGCCATTGACATTGATCCTCGGATATGCTAAGATTCTGCGCCTAACCGGTAATTTGAATGAGCAACAAGACAGCTATATCAGCAACATTATTAATGGCGTGGAAGGGATGAAAGAGCTGGTACAAAAGTTGCTTGATATTGGTCGTTTAGAAGATGGAGATCCGCTTGAAATCCACCCGGTGACGGCTGAACAAATCATTACCCGGGCGGTGGAGAGCCTGAAAGCAAAGGCGAAGCAAAAGCAAATTTCTCTGCAGGTTGATTTACCTGAAACTCCGATTACGATTTTCGGAGATCAGATGTTTCTTACACAGGCATTGAGGAATCTGGTTGATAACGGGATAAAATATTCAAAAATGGGTGGTGAGGTTGTTGTCACTGTCACAGGGAGAGACAAGCGCGTGATTTTTGCGGTT